Part of the Gracilimonas sp. genome is shown below.
ACATGAGTGACAAGAAACAAATTACATACAAAGATTCCGGAGTAGATATCAAAGCCGGGGAAGAAATGGTAGAGTCCATTAAAGGCGTGGTTAAAGATACTCACGGACCGGAAGTGCTTTCTAACATTGGTGGCTTTGGAGGATTTTTTAAACCGGATTTAGGCTCTTACAAGAAACCGGTTTTTGTGAGTTCTGTTGATGGTGTAGGGACTAAACTCATTGTGGCTTTTAAAGCCGGTAAGTATGATACCGTTGGGCAGGATTTAGTAAATCACTGCGTAAATGACATTGCTGTTTGCGGAGCCAAGCCTTTATTCTTTCTGGATTATTTTTCGACCGGAAAGCTGGAGCAGCATGTAGGTGTGGATGTGGTAAAAGGATTTGCCAAAGCCTGCAAAGAAAATGGTGTAGCTCTGATTGGAGGTGAAACAGCCGAAATGCCGGATATTTACGATTCCGGTGAATTTGACCTGGCCGGCACTATCGTAGGTATCGTGGATGAAGACAAAGTGATCAATGGATCCGACATTGAAAAAGATGACGTACTGTTGGGCTTCAAAAGCACCGGGCTGCACACCAATGGATATTCTCTTGCCCGAAAAGTGCTTTTCAGTAAGTATAAAGTAGAAAACTATGTAGAAGAGTTGGGAAGTACGGTAGGGGATGAACTGCTCAAAGTTCACAAGTCCTATCTGCCATTAATTACTGAGTTGAAAGAAATGAACGGGGTGAATGGTTTCTCCCATATCACCGGCGGCGGAATTGTAGGGAACACCAAGCGTATTCTCCCGGAAGGACTCAAACTGGATATAAACTGGGACAGCTGGGAACGTCCTCCGGTATATAACCTGATCCAGGAAATCGGGAACGTACCGGAAGAGGATATGCAAGCTACCTTCAATTTAGGAATTGGACTGATTGCCGTGGTTTCTGAAGATCAGGTGGATGCTGTTACTAAAAGAGCGGAAAATTTGGGAGAAGAGGTTTTTAAGATTGGAACTGTGAGATAATAAATCGGTTAATGATTAGTTTAACTTAAAACGAACTATAGTTACCAACCTCATGAAAAAACTACTTTTACTATTTACTGTTGTACTCATTAGCGGGTGTTCCATATTTAATGCCGATTCAGACGGTAAAAGTTTTGAAGCGAATATAGGATCTAAATCCTTTTCAGCTGAGGCTCTTGCCTATCAGAATGATGTGGGAAATGCAGACATTGTTATCATTGGCAGAAAAGGAGAATGGGAAAATTCAGAAAACCTTGAGTTTTCTATTGTTGATTTTGATGGAAGCTTAGGTAAATACCAGGTTAGAAAACCTTCTTATTATTTTGTTACCGGTGGTGATGCTATCGGAACTTATGCCGGCCTTGATTACGATAGTGTGGTTCCCTCCGTCACGGTTACCAATTACAATACTTCATCTAATAAAATCAGGGGAAGTTTTAATTTTAGAGTGGTTGTAGAGCGTTCTTTCAACAGTTATGAACCGGGTGATGAGATTTCGATAAAGGGAAATTTTGAAGCAGAGGTGGCTCTGCCTTAAAAAAACCACTTATATTTCATTTCTAAGGCTGTTAAACTATTTGGCTGAATGTGCTGTTATTGAGAGAAGCCGATAAAAAATTCAGTCTGTATGAAAAAATTTCTGCTTTTCTTTTTATGTCTTTTCAGTACAAGCACAGCCTTTGCTCAATGGGAAGAGGTGTATAGAACTGATTCGTACGTTTTTGGCGGACTCTACTTTCTGGATGATGACCTGGGTTTTGCCCTTTACAACGGGTACGATCATTTCTACAAAACAAATGATGGCTTTGAGACCAGCGAATTTCTTCAAATACCGGAAGTATATAACATTGAAGAATTCACTTTTTATGATTCTTTAAACGGACTGGCTTTAGGCCCGGAAGACAATCTCCATAGAACCAAAGATGGGGGACAATCATGGTCGGTAGATCTGCTTGGGGTGGATGAGCCACTTTACCTGGAGTCTATGTTCACCATAGGCCGGGATACCATTTATGTGGGTGGTAGAAAATTACTGAGATCGACCAATGGTGGAGAATCGTGGGAAACCATAGCTGATTATAGCACTTTGTTCGGTAACCATGGAGAAACCATGTATGAGCGGGAAACCCTGATCGATTTCAAATTAGGGGGCGGACAGAGAAACTTGTTTATAACTAATTATTTTGTGTACAGAACTTCGGATGACGGCGAGAATTTAAATCCGCTTCCCCTTCCGGTAAAAGAGAAAAATATACTCTCCCATTATTTTGTGGATTCTTATATAGAGGGAAATTCGGTGTATGTTCTGTCAAATTCCCGCGGATATCCAAAAAAGCTTTTTAAGTCTCATGATTTAGGAAATACCTGGCAGGTTATCGAGCTCCCTCTTAATGATTATATATCCATTAATGGAATCAGTGAGGATACGGTATTTGTTTCCGGGGATAAGGGTGTGTTGCTGGAAACAACAAATGGATTTAACAGCTGGACCAAAACGGTTATCGACCCCGACACGCAAATTAATGATGTTCTTTTCACAAAAAATAAAACAGGGTACCTGGTTACCAATCAACGGATTTACAGAAACAACCGATTTAGAGTGATAACCTCTTCTGAGGATAAAGACCCAACCCAAGCTCACGGTATCAGTTTAGAACAGAACTATCCCAATCCTTTTAATCCTACCACAAATATTAGGTTTACTTTATTACAACCTTCCAGCGTTGTGATTTCTGTCTATAATATTCTGGGTAGAAAAGTGGATCAATTGTATAGCGGACTAAAATCGACAGGAAATCATACTATCACCTTCGATGCCTCCCAACTTTCCGGCGGTATCTACTTCTACGAGTTGAAAACATCCTCTTTTGTAGAAAGAAAAAAGATGACACTGATTAAGTAAAAAAAATAGGGAAAGCCAACTATCTTTGAACCACAATTTACGGGATAAAAGAATGACCAGGATTGTAAAGGTCAAATCAAGGTAATCTCATAATCCTTCTAATCATGGTTCAACATATTTTCTGATAAAAACATCCTTCTGCCCTATCTTAGATGTCAATTCTAAATGAAGTATTAATGCATCTTACATGATCAACAGGTTTCGGGATTTTGTGCGTGCTAACCAGCGGTATTTACCGGTGGTCTTTTTTATGGCCGGTTTTGTGTGGGATTCGCTGACTCTTGGACGAATTGATCGCTTATACGATCGCATCATTTTATGTACATACCTTAGTTCACTTACCGTTTGTCTGTACCTATTCAATCTTGCTGATGATGGAAAATGGGAAGGTACCTTTTTTGAGAAATATCAGGATTATCTGCCGTTAGCCATTCAGTTTTTTTTGGGAGGATTATGCAGCGCATACGTGATTTACTTTTCCCGAAGCGTATCCTTTTCCAAAACGGTCATTTTCTTCATCATCCTTGTGGTGTTGTTATTTGCAAATGAGTTGCTCAAGAAACGGATCTCTAACAAGTACCTTCAGTTCAGCGCGTACTTTTTTGTGAACTTTACCTTCTTCACCTTCTTTGTACCGATGGTAGTTGGAACCATAAATCAGTTTATTTTTATGCTGTCGGGTGCCATTAGTTTAGGGATCACGCTTGGGCTGATTATTTATATCTACAACGTCAGCCCATCAACCCGAAAAGAAATAAGTTTTGGTAAGATGCTGGGCTTCATTTTTGGAATATACCTGCTTATCCATACGTTTTACTTCTTCAACTTAATTCCTCCGGTTCCTCTTGCACTGGATGAAGGCTTGGTTGCTCATCATGTTGAGCGCAGCGATGACACGTATGTTGTGACCTATGAGCGTGAGCCCTGGTATAAAATCTGGAAGGATAACCGACATCAGTTTGAATATGAACCGGGATCTAATGTGTATGTATTTACGTCCATTTTTGCTCCATCTGATTTCAGAAAAGATGTATTGCACCGGTGGAAATGGTATAGTCCACATACCAATAATTGGGAAGTAATAGACGAAATCGGTTTCGAAATAACAGGCGGCCGGGATGAAGGATTTCGGGGATATACCTACAAGAATAAGATGATGGAAGGAGAGTGGAAGGTGGACGTAATCACCAAAGAAGGACTGGTACTGGGAATCATAAGTTTTGAAATAGATATTGATTCAACTGCCCAGCCTTACCGTTTATCCAGTCGAACTTTTTGAGCTTTGGATATAAAAAAAGCCGATTAATTTTATAACCGGCTTTTTCTTAATCGTAAAAGATAAGATCGTACTACTCTATTTTTATCAGGATTATTCGATGGTTAGAACCTTAACTCCGGATACATCCGCAGCTTCAGATACATAACCAACCGCATCCGGGTACGATTTCACAAAAGCAATTACATCAGCATCGCTTGATCTTTCCAAAGGTGCAGTTCCGGCACCTGAAAAGGCCGCTTGCTGCCAGTAACTTCGGATGGATCCGATACTCTGTCCGTGCACTTCCAAAGAAAAAGCAGCACGTGTTGTAGAACGGATACCCTGATCAACAGGTGTAATATCAGAACCACTATTCCATTTGGTTTTCTTCTTCAGAAAAATGTCTGAGAGGTCTTTTTTGGAAATGCTTTCGGTAGCATTCGCTTCGTTCACAATCACTTTAAAAGATTGCGCAGCCAGTTCACTCATTCCAAAAACAAGGAGGAGGACAGCTGTGATAAATATTTTTTTCATGGTGTTCATTTTTACTCCTTTAGAATGAATAGATTAAGGCAGCAACAAGTCCATTGATATTGCCGGACTTATGTTCGTAATGCACATACTCTAATTTTACAGTACGGGTAAAGCTGGGCTTGTAGTTAATCCCTGCAGAATATCTTTTGTACTTGGCGTCAGATGTATGTTGAAACTCGTACCGGGCATAAGGAATGAATTTATCTATGCGGTGACTTAACTGAATAAAACGTCCTTCTAATTCAACTTCACTTTCTGCCTGAAGCACGGTTGGGCTTCCTGCTCCTCCGGTAAAGTCATAAGCAATGGCATCCAGCTGTATATCACCGGTCCAATACTCTGCATTCACTTCGGTATTTCCGTATTTAAGTTTTGCATTATAACCCCATGTAGGTCGTTTAATGCCTGTAGGTGAGGTAATATTCATAGCCGGTGAGCCTGCACCTAATGCATTTTGGGGCAAGGTTATAGCAATAGGCATGGTTTCTTTTTTAGGATTAAAGAAGCCGGCACCTACTTCAACATAGCTTTCATAAGCTACACTGACTTTACCGCCAACGCCTACATTGTAAGATCCATTATAAGATTCACCAATGGTAAACTGGGAATTGATCTGAGCTTTGTAGTAAGGAACTTCCTGCCCAAAAAAGCTAATGGCTCCGGAAGGTTTCCAGGTTGAGTTGGTATATCCGCCTCCGAAAACATCGTATTTCAATTTAAATGATTCACCAAGTGAACCATTCAGAGAAATACCATCTATGTTCAGAGGAAAGTTTTCATTATTGGTAATAATGATTGGCAGAGTTGCACTGGTATTTACCGGTGCATAGTAGTAGGTGTTCATCGGACTTAATGGAGTCAGGAAACGTCCTACTTTAATTTTTAAAGCATCTGAGGTATTGAGTTCACCAAACGCTTCGTTGAGCATAAGGTCGAAGTCATATCCCGGACGGTAAACAAATACACTTTTAATACTGAAATTTGAAGTAGGCCGGTAGGTTACTAACATGCCTGCTTCAGATACGGCGGCACCGTAGCTTACTTCATAACCATCAAGGTCATCGAAATAATTAAACTCTGTGGAAATGTATCCTGTAATATTAGTTACCGGCTCCCAAAAGCCTTGTGTATAAGCGTTTTCCAAACCAACCACCAACACAAGAAAAGTTGCTAAAGCCGAAATTTTCATTTTTAACATGATGAATAAATTTATGTTTGTTGTATTGAACTCTTCTTTCGACTTATCCACATCAAAATCCGGGTTCATTTGTTAAGGGGCTTTTTTACCCCGATTCGAATTGTTTATCGACAGGAATGGATTATTCTTTATTGAACGGATGAGGGATTTCTTATCTGAGAAAGGCTTTTAGCTAAGGTGTTGTTTATTGAGGTATTGATGTATTGATGAGAAGACATAGCTCAGGAAGACCGGGGAAGGATCAGCATCATTATGAAAATAAAAGTTATCCACAGCTTATTGGATTGAGCGAGAAAAGCTGCGAATAAAAAAGCCTTATAATGAAAAAGTTGGTAGAACTTACATTTTATATTTGAATACCTCTTCCAAAGGTTTATCAAATACGGCCGCAATTTTAAAAGCCAGCTCTAAAGAAGGAGAGTATTTAGCGGCTTCTATGGCATTGATGGTCTGGCGCGTTACCCCGACTTTTTCCGCCAGTTCAGCCTGGGTCATTTCATCATGCATAAACCGAAGCTTTCGAATCTGATTTACAATTTGTCCGTCTTCCATATCAATAGCTCTTTCGATAGTAGTAAAGCATGGAGCTTCGCTTCACAATACTGGCTGTAAATAGAACCAGGAATAAGGCATGGAAAATCATGTTGGGCTGTCCAAGTAACAGGTAGTTGTTATCGCCCATGCCAATAAGATTGGAGAGTAACACCTGGAACAGAATAACAGCGATAGCTAAGATAAGGATAGGCTCTTTTATGGCCGATAGCTTCAATCTTTTCATCCCGTTCATCTTTGTTGACCTGGTTCTTACTTTCCGTCAGGTCTATTATAAATTCCACAATTACTGCAACCCAGAATACATTAAAGAAGATCTTAACAAACCGGTCGGAATAATCAGGAATCGTATCAGGCCAGCCAAAAACGAACATTACATAAAAGAATACAACGGATAGAGAGAATCCTAAAGAGGTCCACGATAAAATTTCTTGTTTTGACATAATAAATGGAGTTAGTTAGATGTCAAAAGTTCTTTACGTAGTGTAAAAAATATGTTACACACAAAATGAAATTTTTTATCGGTGTTGGCGGATAATAGGTTTAAGTACATCATCGAGCCCGTTTGTTTTAATCTCAAACATGGTGGCGAGATATTGCCCAAGCTGACCGTTGGGCCAGCCCTGGCGAGAAAACCACTCCAGATAGTGAACGGGAAGCTGCGTGATATACCGATCCTTGTATTGGCCGAAGGGCATTCGGGCCTGTACAAGTTTTATAAGAAAATCTCGCTGGTACATTGGTGTTTCAGGTTGGCTTGCATCACAAAATGAAAAATAGTAATTAAGTCGCAGATTGTTGGAACTTAATAATTAACCGGAATCAATTATGCAGGCAAGTTGGGTCGCAGCGGCATCGTTAGTGTTATTTTTTATCGGCTATCGGTATTACTCCAGATTCCTGGCAGAAAAAATCTATAGGCTCAACCCTGATTTTATGACGCCGGCTCATGAGTTCAGCGATGAGGTAGATTTCGTTCCCACCAATAAGTGGGTGTTGCTTGGTCATCACTTTACTTCTATAGCAGGGGCTGCGCCTATTGTGGGGCCGGCTATTGCGGTATACTGGGGCTGGCTTCCGGCTATGCTTTGGGTGGTCTTAGGGACCATTTTTGCGGCCGGAGTCCATGATTTCGGTACCATGGTTTTATCCGTTCGCCACAAAGGACAATCGGTAGGTACCCTGGCTGACAAACTAATCGGTTCACGTGCAAAACTCTTGTTTCTCTTTATCATTCTGATTCTGGTGCTGATGGTGAATGCAGTGTTTGCCTGGGTGATCTCTAATCTCTTTATAAGCTTCCCGGCAACGGTTCTATCCATTTTTATCCAAATTCCCCTGGCTATTTGGATAGGCTATCGGTCGTTCAAAAAAACAGGGGGTATGATCATCCCTACCATCCTGGTGCT
Proteins encoded:
- a CDS encoding YCF48-related protein; translation: MKKFLLFFLCLFSTSTAFAQWEEVYRTDSYVFGGLYFLDDDLGFALYNGYDHFYKTNDGFETSEFLQIPEVYNIEEFTFYDSLNGLALGPEDNLHRTKDGGQSWSVDLLGVDEPLYLESMFTIGRDTIYVGGRKLLRSTNGGESWETIADYSTLFGNHGETMYERETLIDFKLGGGQRNLFITNYFVYRTSDDGENLNPLPLPVKEKNILSHYFVDSYIEGNSVYVLSNSRGYPKKLFKSHDLGNTWQVIELPLNDYISINGISEDTVFVSGDKGVLLETTNGFNSWTKTVIDPDTQINDVLFTKNKTGYLVTNQRIYRNNRFRVITSSEDKDPTQAHGISLEQNYPNPFNPTTNIRFTLLQPSSVVISVYNILGRKVDQLYSGLKSTGNHTITFDASQLSGGIYFYELKTSSFVERKKMTLIK
- a CDS encoding substrate-binding domain-containing protein yields the protein MKKIFITAVLLLVFGMSELAAQSFKVIVNEANATESISKKDLSDIFLKKKTKWNSGSDITPVDQGIRSTTRAAFSLEVHGQSIGSIRSYWQQAAFSGAGTAPLERSSDADVIAFVKSYPDAVGYVSEAADVSGVKVLTIE
- a CDS encoding helix-turn-helix transcriptional regulator, with the protein product MEDGQIVNQIRKLRFMHDEMTQAELAEKVGVTRQTINAIEAAKYSPSLELAFKIAAVFDKPLEEVFKYKM
- the purM gene encoding phosphoribosylformylglycinamidine cyclo-ligase encodes the protein MSDKKQITYKDSGVDIKAGEEMVESIKGVVKDTHGPEVLSNIGGFGGFFKPDLGSYKKPVFVSSVDGVGTKLIVAFKAGKYDTVGQDLVNHCVNDIAVCGAKPLFFLDYFSTGKLEQHVGVDVVKGFAKACKENGVALIGGETAEMPDIYDSGEFDLAGTIVGIVDEDKVINGSDIEKDDVLLGFKSTGLHTNGYSLARKVLFSKYKVENYVEELGSTVGDELLKVHKSYLPLITELKEMNGVNGFSHITGGGIVGNTKRILPEGLKLDINWDSWERPPVYNLIQEIGNVPEEDMQATFNLGIGLIAVVSEDQVDAVTKRAENLGEEVFKIGTVR
- a CDS encoding DUF3820 family protein; the encoded protein is MYQRDFLIKLVQARMPFGQYKDRYITQLPVHYLEWFSRQGWPNGQLGQYLATMFEIKTNGLDDVLKPIIRQHR
- a CDS encoding DUF2914 domain-containing protein, whose amino-acid sequence is MINRFRDFVRANQRYLPVVFFMAGFVWDSLTLGRIDRLYDRIILCTYLSSLTVCLYLFNLADDGKWEGTFFEKYQDYLPLAIQFFLGGLCSAYVIYFSRSVSFSKTVIFFIILVVLLFANELLKKRISNKYLQFSAYFFVNFTFFTFFVPMVVGTINQFIFMLSGAISLGITLGLIIYIYNVSPSTRKEISFGKMLGFIFGIYLLIHTFYFFNLIPPVPLALDEGLVAHHVERSDDTYVVTYEREPWYKIWKDNRHQFEYEPGSNVYVFTSIFAPSDFRKDVLHRWKWYSPHTNNWEVIDEIGFEITGGRDEGFRGYTYKNKMMEGEWKVDVITKEGLVLGIISFEIDIDSTAQPYRLSSRTF